The following are encoded in a window of Amycolatopsis lexingtonensis genomic DNA:
- a CDS encoding PH domain-containing protein, which yields MSSVETVVTPPAEGTQDAPWHRLDRRMLLIRPVLDLAKSLPVLLGALLFGHGEPWQWIGLAFTAIAVCTGVSHVLTSRYRITATQVEWHTGLLLRKQRAIPRDRIRTVDVTSEPKHRLFSLAAARIGTGRHSHGKGPGKDELVLDAVTVAEAQRLRTLLLHRKAAAPSEEVTAPPEQLVAAVDKKWLRYAPFTLSGLAVVGAVVGTVYHFAHELHFDPIQFSLVQTVVGHFTDTPTWLSLVLAAAGLLVLVSVLSVGGYVLSFWNFRLTREPAGTLHIRRGLITTRSVSIEEERLRGVEIREPLPLRLAGGARVVAIAGGLREGKGADKGGGLLLPPAPLAKAHEVVAEVLGEDPAATPLTPHPRRALYRRISRAVVGVLLLAAALYGLAWLGALPDWPWQAALVLLPFAALVGWDRYRGLGHALTGRYLVTRSGSLDRGTAAVRCDGMTGIVVERSYFQRRAGLVTVIAPVAAGKGKYRVLDVGEAEGLALADQAVPGLLTPFLTGERDRG from the coding sequence ATGAGCAGCGTCGAGACCGTCGTGACCCCACCCGCCGAGGGCACGCAGGACGCGCCGTGGCACCGCCTCGACCGGCGCATGCTGCTCATCCGGCCGGTGCTGGACCTGGCGAAGTCGCTGCCGGTGCTGCTCGGCGCGCTGCTGTTCGGCCACGGCGAGCCGTGGCAGTGGATCGGCCTGGCGTTCACCGCGATCGCCGTGTGCACCGGCGTCTCGCACGTGCTGACCTCGCGCTACCGGATCACCGCGACGCAGGTCGAGTGGCACACCGGGCTGCTGCTGCGCAAGCAGCGCGCGATCCCCCGCGACCGGATCCGCACGGTCGACGTCACCTCCGAGCCGAAGCACCGGCTGTTCTCCCTCGCCGCGGCGCGGATCGGCACCGGGCGGCACTCGCACGGGAAGGGACCGGGCAAGGACGAACTCGTCCTCGACGCCGTCACCGTCGCCGAGGCCCAGCGGCTGCGGACGCTGCTCTTACATCGTAAGGCCGCGGCCCCCTCCGAAGAGGTCACCGCGCCGCCGGAGCAGCTCGTGGCCGCCGTCGACAAGAAGTGGCTGCGGTACGCGCCCTTCACGCTCTCGGGCCTCGCGGTGGTCGGCGCGGTGGTCGGCACCGTCTACCACTTCGCGCACGAGCTGCACTTCGACCCGATCCAGTTCTCCCTGGTCCAGACGGTCGTCGGGCACTTCACCGACACCCCGACGTGGCTGAGCCTGGTGCTGGCCGCCGCGGGGCTGCTGGTGCTCGTGTCGGTGCTGTCGGTCGGCGGGTACGTGCTCTCGTTCTGGAACTTCCGGCTCACCCGCGAGCCCGCCGGCACGCTGCACATCCGGCGCGGGCTGATCACGACGCGGTCGGTGTCGATCGAGGAGGAGCGCCTGCGGGGCGTCGAAATCCGCGAGCCGCTGCCGCTGCGGCTGGCCGGTGGCGCCCGCGTCGTCGCCATCGCCGGCGGCCTGCGCGAGGGCAAGGGCGCGGACAAGGGCGGTGGCCTGTTGCTCCCGCCCGCGCCGCTGGCGAAGGCGCACGAAGTCGTCGCCGAGGTGCTCGGCGAGGATCCGGCCGCGACGCCGTTGACCCCGCACCCGCGCCGGGCGTTGTACCGACGGATCTCACGCGCCGTCGTCGGGGTGCTGCTCCTGGCCGCGGCCCTCTACGGCCTCGCGTGGCTCGGCGCGCTGCCGGACTGGCCGTGGCAGGCCGCGCTCGTGCTGCTGCCGTTCGCCGCGCTCGTCGGCTGGGACCGCTACCGCGGCCTCGGCCACGCGCTCACCGGCCGCTACCTGGTGACGCGCTCGGGCTCGCTGGACCGCGGCACGGCGGCCGTCCGCTGCGACGGGATGACCGGGATCGTCGTCGAGCGCTCGTACTTCCAGCGCCGCGCCGGCCTCGTCACGGTGATCGCGCCGGTGGCCGCGGGCAAGGGGAAGTACCGCGTGCTCGACGTCGGGGAGGCCGAGGGGCTGGCGCTGGCCGACCAGGCCGTCCCGGGGCTGCTGACGCCGTTCCTG
- a CDS encoding PH domain-containing protein, giving the protein MTDHTTNTALRLRPPAHRVSRRAIGYWTATAAILWIVLLGLQTVIVVTSDDPPSFLSVTLVVSCVLAPLHLVVMPQWRYRVHRWEVTAEAVYTQAGWLKQEWRIAPVSRIQTVDIERDPFEQLFGLAKITVTTASAAGPLRISGLAHGRALELADELTKTTQAMRGDAT; this is encoded by the coding sequence GTGACCGACCACACCACGAACACGGCGCTGCGGCTGCGGCCGCCCGCACACCGGGTGAGCCGCCGGGCCATCGGCTACTGGACGGCGACCGCCGCGATCCTCTGGATCGTGCTGCTCGGGCTGCAGACCGTCATCGTCGTGACCAGCGACGACCCGCCGTCGTTCCTGAGCGTGACGCTGGTGGTCTCGTGCGTGCTCGCGCCGCTGCACCTGGTCGTGATGCCGCAGTGGCGCTACCGCGTGCACCGCTGGGAGGTCACCGCCGAGGCCGTCTACACCCAGGCCGGCTGGCTGAAGCAGGAGTGGCGGATCGCGCCGGTCTCGCGGATCCAGACCGTCGACATCGAGCGCGACCCGTTCGAGCAGCTGTTCGGGCTGGCGAAGATCACCGTGACGACGGCGTCCGCGGCGGGGCCGCTGCGCATCTCGGGCCTGGCTCACGGCCGCGCGCTGGAGCTGGCCGACGAGCTGACGAAGACGACCCAGGCCATGCGCGGGGACGCGACATGA
- a CDS encoding proteasome assembly chaperone family protein, protein MGLDPDDLYEVDSDVPDLTGAVLMHHFEGFMDAGSAGRLLAEHLLTGEHRVVARFDVDRLIDYRSRRPTMTYAVDHWEDYDAPELVVHLLHDTDGTPFLLLSGPEPDHDWERFCRAVRNLVERWGVRLTAGFHGIPMGAPHTRPLGVTAHATRRDLVGEHQPLPNRLQVPGSLAALLEYRLGEWGHDAVGFAAHVPHYLAQSTYPAASLIVLEALSRATGLSLAEGELREAAELADAEINRQVAESDEVADVVRALERQYDTFVEASEKGSLLAESVEHMPTAEELGSQFERFLAEQNGGDGPER, encoded by the coding sequence GTGGGACTCGATCCCGACGACCTGTACGAGGTGGACTCGGACGTCCCCGACCTGACCGGTGCGGTGCTCATGCACCACTTCGAAGGGTTCATGGACGCCGGTTCGGCGGGCCGTCTGCTGGCGGAGCACCTGCTGACCGGCGAGCACCGGGTGGTCGCCCGCTTCGACGTCGACCGGCTCATCGACTACCGCTCGCGGCGGCCGACGATGACCTACGCGGTCGACCACTGGGAGGACTACGACGCGCCCGAGCTGGTCGTGCACCTGCTGCACGACACCGACGGCACGCCGTTCCTGCTGCTCTCCGGCCCGGAGCCGGACCACGACTGGGAGCGGTTCTGCCGCGCGGTCCGCAACCTCGTCGAGCGCTGGGGCGTCCGGCTGACCGCCGGCTTCCACGGCATCCCGATGGGCGCGCCGCACACCCGCCCGCTCGGCGTCACCGCGCACGCCACCCGCCGGGACCTGGTCGGCGAGCACCAGCCGCTGCCGAACCGGCTGCAGGTCCCGGGCAGCCTCGCCGCGCTGCTGGAGTACCGGCTCGGCGAGTGGGGCCACGACGCCGTCGGCTTCGCCGCGCACGTGCCGCACTACCTGGCGCAGTCGACGTACCCGGCCGCGTCTCTCATCGTGCTCGAAGCGCTGAGCCGCGCGACCGGGCTGAGCCTGGCCGAGGGCGAGCTGCGCGAGGCCGCGGAGCTCGCCGACGCCGAGATCAACCGGCAGGTCGCGGAGTCCGACGAGGTCGCCGACGTCGTCCGTGCGCTGGAGCGGCAGTACGACACGTTCGTCGAGGCTTCGGAGAAAGGCTCGCTGCTCGCCGAGTCGGTCGAGCACATGCCGACCGCGGAGGAGCTCGGCTCGCAGTTCGAGCGGTTCCTGGCCGAGCAGAACGGCGGCGACGGCCCCGAGCGCTGA
- a CDS encoding class I SAM-dependent methyltransferase — protein MARYDEIGIGYALGRRTDPRWLAPVLDALGAARSVLDVGSGTGSYEPPGRRVVAVEPAAEMIRQRRPGAAPVVRAVAEALPFAAGTFDAALAVLTVHHWPDWRRGLDELRRVAPRQVVLAYDTALHNDFWLVREYVPEVAALERSRPSAAEIADHLGASSVLPLPVPWDFTDGVFPAHWRRPEAYLDPAVRRSCSALAQTSPSAVERGMDRLRADLESGRWHADHAELLSLPEWDAGFRLMVAAS, from the coding sequence ATGGCGCGCTACGACGAGATCGGGATCGGGTACGCGCTGGGGCGGCGCACCGACCCGCGGTGGCTCGCGCCGGTCCTCGACGCGCTGGGTGCGGCGCGTTCCGTGCTCGACGTCGGTTCCGGGACGGGGTCGTACGAGCCGCCCGGCCGCCGGGTGGTCGCCGTCGAGCCGGCGGCGGAGATGATCCGGCAACGCCGTCCCGGCGCCGCGCCGGTCGTGCGGGCGGTCGCGGAGGCGCTGCCGTTCGCGGCCGGGACGTTCGACGCCGCGCTGGCCGTGCTGACCGTGCACCACTGGCCGGACTGGCGCCGGGGCCTCGACGAGCTGCGCCGGGTCGCGCCCCGGCAGGTCGTCCTGGCCTACGACACCGCGCTGCACAACGACTTCTGGCTCGTGCGGGAGTACGTGCCGGAGGTGGCTGCGCTCGAGCGGTCGCGGCCGTCGGCGGCGGAGATCGCGGACCACCTCGGCGCGTCGTCGGTGCTCCCGCTGCCGGTGCCGTGGGACTTCACCGACGGGGTGTTCCCGGCGCACTGGCGGCGGCCGGAGGCCTACCTGGACCCGGCGGTGCGGCGGTCGTGCTCGGCGCTCGCGCAGACGTCGCCCTCGGCCGTCGAACGGGGGATGGACCGGCTGCGGGCCGACCTCGAATCCGGCCGGTGGCACGCGGACCACGCGGAGCTGCTGTCGCTGCCGGAGTGGGACGCGGGCTTCCGGCTCATGGTGGCGGCCAGCTAG
- a CDS encoding MarR family winged helix-turn-helix transcriptional regulator produces the protein MPEPDQRLFFLLQQAAHRLRVDADRRLAAAAGITSAQLGALFAVREGGLTQRDLAGRLGQRESAVTAMVTRLTGAGLVAKRAHPREHRAIVLELTAAGEAALARVAPEVEEFNARLRAVLGEDGFRRTAEAVGKLASWPPP, from the coding sequence GTGCCCGAACCCGACCAGCGCCTGTTCTTCCTGCTCCAGCAGGCGGCCCACCGCCTGCGCGTGGACGCCGACCGCCGGCTGGCCGCCGCCGCGGGCATCACCTCGGCCCAGCTCGGTGCCCTCTTCGCGGTCCGCGAAGGCGGCTTGACCCAGCGGGACCTCGCCGGACGCCTCGGCCAGCGCGAGTCGGCGGTGACCGCGATGGTCACCCGGCTCACCGGCGCCGGCCTGGTCGCCAAGCGGGCCCACCCGCGCGAGCACCGCGCGATCGTCCTGGAGCTGACCGCGGCGGGCGAGGCCGCGCTGGCCCGCGTCGCGCCCGAGGTCGAAGAGTTCAACGCGCGGCTGCGGGCGGTACTGGGCGAGGACGGCTTCCGCCGGACGGCCGAGGCCGTCGGGAAGCTGGCTAGCTGGCCGCCACCATGA
- a CDS encoding PaaI family thioesterase: MLDIEAARRGLASQPFSRLLGARLTEFGDGAATLELDIRDELEQQNGYLHGGVLAYAADNALTFAAGTVLGPALLTAGFTIDYLRPAVGVTLRARAVVVQAGRSRATCRCEVYTVDGDGGTTLCAAAQGSARLRAGASGIVPG; encoded by the coding sequence ATGCTCGACATCGAAGCCGCCCGCCGGGGTCTCGCGAGCCAGCCGTTCAGCCGCCTCCTCGGCGCCCGGTTGACCGAGTTCGGCGACGGCGCCGCCACGCTGGAGCTGGACATCCGCGACGAGCTCGAGCAGCAGAACGGTTACCTCCACGGCGGGGTGCTCGCATACGCCGCCGACAACGCGCTCACCTTCGCCGCGGGCACGGTGCTCGGCCCGGCGCTGCTCACCGCCGGCTTCACCATCGACTACCTGCGCCCGGCGGTGGGGGTCACGCTGCGGGCCCGCGCCGTCGTCGTGCAGGCCGGGCGGTCGCGGGCCACCTGCCGGTGCGAGGTGTACACAGTGGACGGCGACGGCGGGACCACGCTGTGCGCCGCCGCGCAGGGGAGTGCCCGGCTCCGCGCCGGGGCGTCAGGTATCGTCCCGGGATGA
- a CDS encoding class I SAM-dependent methyltransferase, which yields MNLAKNRSSVRKTLGKLLHALASKVHDPYTDQLNRMAVELREEVVRQGDRVLDRVVEFEIRSRRDIVYAGDQDAALESNVFAREHLVGSRHFGKPKETLEYALSLAPQGGMALEFGVASGNTLRTIARARGGREVYGFDSFDGLPEAWLNGMPAGAFARDDLPDVPGAELVVGLFHDSLPGFLAEHEGHVDFLHVDGDLYSSAKTVLDLCGPRLRAGSIVHFDEFFNFPGWKRHEYRAWTEYVERTGVEFEYVAYTYSDNQVTVKITKP from the coding sequence ATGAACCTCGCGAAAAACCGTTCCTCCGTAAGGAAAACCCTGGGCAAGCTGCTCCACGCGCTGGCCTCGAAAGTGCACGACCCGTACACCGATCAGCTGAACCGGATGGCTGTGGAGCTGCGCGAAGAAGTGGTCCGCCAGGGTGACCGGGTCCTCGATCGGGTGGTGGAGTTCGAGATCCGCAGCCGCCGCGACATCGTCTACGCCGGCGATCAGGACGCCGCCCTCGAGAGCAACGTCTTCGCCCGCGAGCACCTCGTCGGCTCCCGGCACTTCGGCAAGCCGAAGGAGACCCTCGAGTACGCGCTTTCCCTGGCGCCGCAAGGCGGCATGGCGCTGGAGTTCGGGGTCGCGTCCGGCAACACGCTGCGGACCATCGCCCGCGCCCGCGGCGGGCGCGAGGTCTACGGCTTCGACTCCTTCGACGGGCTGCCCGAGGCGTGGCTCAACGGCATGCCCGCCGGCGCGTTCGCCCGCGACGACCTGCCCGACGTCCCCGGCGCCGAACTGGTCGTCGGGCTCTTCCACGACAGCCTGCCCGGGTTCCTGGCCGAACACGAAGGGCACGTCGACTTCCTGCACGTCGACGGCGACCTCTACAGCTCCGCCAAGACCGTGCTCGACCTCTGCGGGCCGCGGCTGCGCGCGGGCAGCATCGTGCACTTCGACGAGTTCTTCAACTTCCCTGGCTGGAAGCGCCACGAATACCGCGCCTGGACGGAGTACGTCGAGCGCACCGGCGTCGAGTTCGAATACGTCGCCTACACCTACAGCGACAACCAGGTGACGGTGAAGATCACCAAGCCCTAG
- a CDS encoding MCE family protein produces MSPRRAADAPVRTAIAGLAVLALGVVTAMNVRSLPVIGDGTTYSAEFSEAAGLFAGNDVRIAGVKVGRVTDLKLRGDHVLVSFKAKDAWLGDATGAAIRLKTVLGQKYLALDPEGDGTLDPGQPIPRSRTSVPYDILAAFGELSSTVDKIDTGQLAKSFDTLSATLANTPQDVRAALTGLSRLSDSLASRDHQLATLLANTRTVSQTLVDRDAAVQRLFADGNQLLSEVSAREQAITTLLDGSRELATELSGLINENEAQVGPLLTQLDQLTSMLQRNQDALAAGIKGFAPLVRLGTNIAGTGRFVDGYLCGLILPSIGPLNEEGCHG; encoded by the coding sequence ATGTCACCGCGCCGGGCCGCCGACGCCCCCGTCAGGACGGCGATCGCCGGGCTGGCCGTGCTGGCGCTGGGCGTCGTGACGGCGATGAACGTCCGGTCCCTGCCCGTGATCGGCGACGGCACCACGTACTCCGCCGAGTTCAGTGAGGCGGCCGGCCTGTTCGCGGGCAACGACGTCCGCATCGCCGGGGTCAAGGTCGGCCGCGTCACGGACCTGAAGCTGCGCGGCGACCACGTGCTGGTTTCCTTCAAGGCCAAGGACGCCTGGCTCGGCGACGCGACGGGCGCGGCGATCCGGCTCAAGACCGTGCTGGGCCAGAAGTACCTCGCGCTCGACCCGGAGGGCGACGGCACGCTCGACCCCGGGCAGCCGATCCCACGGTCCCGCACCAGCGTCCCGTACGACATCCTCGCGGCCTTCGGCGAGCTTTCGTCCACTGTGGACAAGATCGACACCGGTCAGCTGGCGAAGAGCTTCGACACGCTTTCGGCGACGCTCGCGAACACGCCGCAGGACGTCCGCGCCGCGCTCACCGGGCTGTCCCGGCTGTCGGATTCCCTCGCCTCCCGCGACCACCAGCTCGCCACGCTGCTCGCCAACACCAGGACGGTGTCGCAGACGCTCGTCGACCGCGACGCCGCCGTCCAGCGGCTCTTCGCCGACGGCAACCAGCTGCTCTCCGAAGTCAGTGCCCGGGAGCAGGCGATCACCACGCTGCTCGACGGCTCACGTGAACTCGCCACCGAACTTTCCGGGCTGATCAACGAAAACGAGGCCCAGGTCGGCCCGCTGCTCACCCAGCTCGACCAGCTGACGTCGATGCTGCAGCGCAACCAGGACGCGCTCGCCGCCGGCATCAAGGGGTTCGCGCCACTGGTCCGGCTCGGCACCAACATCGCCGGCACCGGCCGCTTCGTCGACGGCTACCTGTGCGGGCTGATCCTCCCCTCGATCGGCCCGCTGAACGAGGAAGGCTGCCACGGCTAG
- a CDS encoding FAD-dependent monooxygenase, translating into MKTVLVSGAGIAGPTAAWWLHRGGYRVTVVEAAPALRPGGQAVDFRGEQVKLLAAMGVLADIRRCETAMGDQTVLGLDARPALTVPGAAWSGEVEILRGDLARILYEHTKDDTEYVFGDRVTALTETADGVEVTFRHGAPRKFDLVVGADGVHSGVRAAAFGPERDFRHDLGFGIAGFTAPNHLGLDHTSVMYNEPGRGVTVGSHRLAGKLHVSLVFAADGVEFRSSPGEQRALVARLFANTGWEVPKLLEALPAADDLYVDSISQIHLDRWAKGRVVLLGDAAWCAGPGGSGTGLGMMGAQVLAGELAAAGGDHVTAFAKYEERLRKPATVGQKNGKGSGNFLAPPTVAKIRSRNRAYRMISTRLFGKVFTWMTDRAANAIEYREYPALTAA; encoded by the coding sequence ATGAAGACCGTGCTCGTCTCCGGCGCCGGCATCGCCGGCCCGACCGCCGCCTGGTGGCTGCACCGCGGCGGCTACCGCGTCACCGTCGTCGAGGCCGCCCCCGCGCTGCGCCCCGGCGGCCAGGCCGTCGACTTCCGCGGCGAACAGGTCAAGCTGCTGGCCGCGATGGGCGTGCTGGCCGACATCCGCCGGTGCGAAACGGCGATGGGCGACCAGACCGTGCTCGGCCTCGACGCGCGGCCCGCGCTGACCGTGCCCGGCGCCGCGTGGAGCGGCGAAGTCGAGATCCTGCGTGGCGACCTCGCTCGGATCCTCTACGAACACACGAAGGACGACACCGAATATGTCTTCGGTGACCGCGTCACCGCGCTGACCGAGACGGCCGACGGCGTCGAGGTCACCTTCCGCCACGGCGCGCCGCGGAAGTTCGACCTGGTCGTCGGCGCCGACGGCGTGCACTCCGGTGTCCGCGCCGCCGCGTTCGGCCCGGAGCGGGACTTCCGGCACGACCTCGGCTTCGGCATCGCCGGCTTCACCGCGCCCAACCACCTCGGGCTCGACCACACCAGCGTCATGTACAACGAGCCCGGCCGCGGCGTGACGGTCGGCAGCCACCGGCTGGCCGGCAAGCTGCACGTCAGCCTGGTCTTCGCGGCCGACGGCGTCGAGTTCCGCAGTTCCCCCGGCGAGCAGCGCGCCCTCGTCGCGCGGCTGTTCGCGAACACCGGCTGGGAGGTGCCGAAGCTGCTCGAGGCGCTGCCCGCGGCCGACGACCTCTACGTCGACTCGATCAGCCAGATCCACCTCGACCGCTGGGCGAAGGGCCGGGTCGTGCTGCTCGGCGACGCCGCGTGGTGCGCCGGGCCGGGCGGTTCCGGCACCGGGCTCGGGATGATGGGCGCGCAGGTGCTGGCCGGCGAGCTCGCGGCGGCGGGCGGCGACCACGTGACGGCGTTCGCGAAGTACGAAGAGCGGCTGCGCAAGCCGGCGACGGTCGGGCAGAAGAACGGCAAGGGCTCGGGCAACTTCCTCGCCCCGCCGACGGTCGCGAAGATCCGCAGCCGCAACCGCGCCTACCGGATGATCAGCACCCGGCTGTTCGGCAAGGTGTTCACCTGGATGACCGACCGCGCCGCCAACGCGATCGAGTACCGCGAGTACCCCGCGCTCACCGCCGCGTGA
- a CDS encoding TetR/AcrR family transcriptional regulator, producing the protein MDRSAADRIPQDGDEAVEARILGAAAHLIAEEGFGRLKIGAVCARSGYARSVIFQHFGDKEGLGKRLIEFAVEEFTNSYSEAVAARTGAATATPMDMLRALLDIIFELIRTMPTLNQAFLALWGDGAAEYSALRGTLTEADRRFRFAIAQTVASGVADGSITGVRDADAYASALLAQLRGISMQALIDPDGIDLRGLRAELESGVDRLSAGFRGTL; encoded by the coding sequence GTGGACCGTTCCGCCGCAGACCGGATCCCGCAGGACGGCGACGAAGCCGTCGAGGCGCGCATCCTGGGTGCTGCCGCGCACCTCATCGCCGAAGAAGGGTTCGGCAGGCTGAAGATCGGTGCTGTCTGCGCGCGCTCCGGCTACGCGCGGTCCGTCATCTTCCAGCACTTCGGCGACAAGGAAGGGCTGGGGAAACGGCTGATCGAGTTCGCCGTCGAAGAGTTCACCAACTCCTACAGCGAGGCCGTCGCGGCCCGGACCGGGGCGGCCACCGCGACGCCGATGGACATGCTGCGCGCCCTGCTCGACATCATCTTCGAGCTGATCCGCACGATGCCGACGCTCAACCAGGCGTTCCTCGCGCTCTGGGGCGACGGCGCCGCGGAGTACTCGGCCCTGCGCGGCACGCTGACCGAGGCCGACCGCCGGTTCCGGTTCGCCATCGCCCAGACCGTGGCCAGCGGCGTCGCGGACGGCTCCATCACCGGCGTCCGAGACGCGGACGCGTACGCCTCGGCGCTGCTCGCCCAGCTCCGCGGCATCTCGATGCAGGCGCTGATCGACCCGGACGGCATCGACCTGCGCGGCCTGCGCGCGGAGCTGGAGAGCGGCGTCGACCGGCTTTCCGCGGGGTTCCGCGGCACGCTTTAG
- a CDS encoding YggT family protein, which yields MGALWTLLGFALSLYLLVLVARMVLDWVGAVADTPPWARRARGLAYAATEPVIGPVRRVVRPVRIGGISLDLAFTLVFIGVIVLRSIVFAL from the coding sequence ATGGGTGCCCTGTGGACGCTGCTCGGGTTCGCACTGAGCCTGTACCTGCTGGTACTGGTCGCGCGGATGGTGCTGGACTGGGTCGGTGCGGTCGCCGACACGCCGCCGTGGGCGCGGCGGGCGCGCGGGCTCGCCTACGCCGCCACCGAGCCGGTGATCGGGCCCGTCCGGCGGGTCGTGCGGCCGGTGCGGATCGGCGGGATCTCGCTCGACCTCGCCTTCACGCTGGTCTTCATCGGCGTCATCGTGCTGCGGAGCATCGTGTTCGCGCTCTAA
- a CDS encoding carbohydrate-binding protein, translating into MSSYATLAATAALIAATATATPATAATQRVEAEAATCTGTVDTNWPGYSGTGFCNGDNAVGAYVQFSTAGAESAVVRFANGTTSARAADVLVDGVKTQSLTFPATGSWSTWASQTIPLPANSSSVRLSPTTASGLPNIDYAEFTTGGTQAGTTLYVAPNGKDSAAGTLADPLTLPAAIAKIGAGGTISLRGGTYNYSQTVTIPPANSGSSSARKTLSAYAGETPVLNFSAMSEDPANRGLALNGSYWRVAGIVVERAGDNGIFVGGSNNVVERVVTRFNRDSGLQISRIASDTPKEQWPSNNLVVSSESHDNADSDGEDADGFASKLTSGTGNVFRYDVSHNNIDDGWDLYTKTDTGPIGPVTIEDSLAYSNGTLSDGTVNTNGDRNGFKLGGDKIAVDHIVRRDIAYRNGHHGFTYNSNPGTMTVSDNVGIDNAERNFSFDTGTSVFRTNTSCRFAVSGSNDKTVGNADSSNQFWTGANGSRCSSYGGTLRWSFASDGRLVVTFG; encoded by the coding sequence ATGAGTTCATACGCAACACTGGCGGCCACCGCGGCCCTCATCGCAGCGACAGCCACCGCCACCCCGGCCACAGCAGCGACCCAACGCGTCGAAGCCGAAGCCGCCACCTGTACCGGCACGGTCGACACCAACTGGCCCGGCTACTCCGGCACCGGCTTCTGCAACGGCGACAACGCCGTCGGCGCCTACGTCCAGTTCTCCACCGCCGGCGCCGAAAGCGCCGTCGTCCGGTTCGCCAACGGCACCACGAGCGCCCGGGCCGCCGACGTCCTCGTCGACGGCGTCAAAACCCAGTCCCTCACCTTCCCCGCCACCGGCTCCTGGTCGACCTGGGCCTCGCAGACGATCCCACTGCCCGCGAACAGCAGCTCGGTCCGGCTCAGCCCGACCACCGCGAGCGGGCTGCCCAACATCGACTACGCCGAGTTCACCACCGGCGGCACCCAAGCGGGCACCACCCTCTACGTCGCCCCCAACGGCAAGGACTCCGCCGCCGGCACGCTCGCCGATCCGCTGACCCTCCCCGCCGCGATCGCCAAGATCGGCGCGGGCGGCACGATTTCCCTGCGCGGCGGCACCTACAACTACTCGCAAACCGTCACGATCCCGCCCGCCAACAGCGGGAGCTCGAGCGCCCGCAAGACCCTCTCCGCCTACGCCGGCGAGACGCCCGTGCTCAACTTCTCGGCCATGTCCGAAGACCCGGCCAACCGCGGCCTCGCCCTGAACGGGTCGTACTGGCGCGTCGCCGGCATCGTCGTCGAGCGGGCCGGGGACAACGGGATCTTCGTCGGGGGCAGCAACAACGTCGTCGAACGCGTGGTGACTCGCTTCAACCGCGATTCCGGGCTGCAGATCTCGCGGATCGCGTCGGACACCCCCAAGGAACAATGGCCGTCCAACAACCTCGTCGTCAGCTCCGAATCGCACGACAACGCCGACTCCGACGGGGAGGACGCCGACGGGTTCGCCTCGAAGCTGACCTCCGGCACCGGCAACGTCTTCCGCTACGACGTCTCGCACAACAACATCGACGACGGCTGGGACCTCTACACCAAGACCGACACCGGCCCGATCGGCCCGGTCACCATCGAGGATTCCCTCGCCTATTCGAACGGGACCCTCAGCGACGGCACGGTGAACACGAACGGCGACCGCAACGGCTTCAAGCTCGGCGGGGACAAGATCGCGGTCGACCACATCGTGCGGCGCGACATCGCCTACCGGAACGGGCACCACGGGTTCACCTACAACAGCAACCCCGGCACGATGACCGTCTCCGACAACGTCGGCATCGACAACGCCGAGCGCAACTTCTCCTTCGACACCGGCACCTCGGTGTTCCGCACGAACACCTCGTGCCGGTTCGCCGTCAGCGGGTCGAACGACAAGACCGTGGGGAACGCCGACAGCTCGAACCAGTTCTGGACCGGCGCGAACGGGTCCCGGTGCTCGTCGTACGGCGGCACGCTGCGGTGGTCCTTCGCCTCGGACGGCCGGCTGGTCGTCACCTTCGGCTGA